TTGCTAAAAAATTTCTCCTTTTCGGGTGATTTTCAACTACTTTGGTAATTTTTGCTTTTGTAGACCCTACATCAAATACTAATGTAGTATCCGAACAGGTATCTAATATATTAGAAATAATACGTATGGAAGCATCCACAGGAACTGCTACAATGATCACATCTGCTTTTGTAATATCTTCAACACTGCTTTTTTGATGAATGATTCCCAAATGTGATGCTTCATCCAGATGCTTCGAATTATTGTCAATTCCATAAATGGTTGCATTTTTATAATGCTTTTGAATGGCTAAGGCAAAGCTTCCTCCAATCAATCCTATTCCTATAATATATACTTTCATATTGTATTTATATCGTATTGAACGTATTCAAAAATGACATTCAATTTGTTTCATCAGGTACCATTAATACTTATATTCTATGTATGGCTTCTTTTATTTTTTCTTCGGAAACACATAATGAAAAACGGATATATCCTTCTCCCCGGCTTCCAAAAACGGTTCCCGGCGCAACAAAAATATGTTTATCTCGGAGCAGAAAATCTACCATTTTTTCAGCTGTTTTTCCTGTTGGTAATTTTGCCCAAACAAACAACCCCGAGGAGTTTTTATCGAAATTACATTTTAATTTATCTGCCAATTCCCATACCAATTCTCTTCTTTGACCATATAACTTGTTTAAATTGTTAAACCAATCAACACCTGACGCTAATGCTGCTATAGCTCCTTTTTGTATTCCGTAAAACATTCCCGAGTCCATTTGCGTTTTCACTTTTAATACTTTTTTGATATGCGATTCACTTCCCAATAGCATTCCTACGCGCCAACCTGCCATATTAAAAGACTTGCTCAATGAATTCAATTCCAAAGCTACATCTTTAGCACCTTCTATTTCCAGAATACTCTGCGGCTTATCGTTTAAAATAAAACTATAAGGGTTATCATTTACAATCAGGATATGATGCTTTTTTCCGAATGTCACCAGCTTTTGAAAAGTATTTTCCCGGGGAATTGCTCCTGTTGGCATATGCGGGTAGTTTACCCACATTATTTTTACTTCAGAGAGTTCCAGCGATTCCAGGGCCTCAAAATCAGGCTGCCAGTGATGGTCAATATCCAGGTTATAAAAAATAGGTTTGGCATCTACTAAGCGAGTTACCGATGTATAGGTCGGATATCCCGGATTTGGAATCAATACAGCATCACCTTTGTTTAAAAAAGCCATCGAAATATGTAAAATCCCTTCTTTACTACCCATTAAAGGCAGTATTTCATTATTTTGATTTACTCGAACCCGATATTTTTGATTGTAGAAATCTTCAATGGTTTTTCTAAACTCCGGGAGCCCCTGATAGCTTTGATAGGCATGTGCATTCGCATCGTTTATACTATTTTGCATGGCCGCTATTACTCTTACATCAGGAGCTAAGTCCGGGCTTCCGATACCTAAATTGATAATTGATTTTCCTTGCGCAAGCAACTCCTGTACTTCCCGTAATTTTTTAGAGAAATAATATTCTTGTATGTTTTCCAAACGATTTGAAGATCGTATCATTTTTTACCGTTTTTATATTCGCCCAATATTTTAAAATCTTCTGCCATAACTTGAATGATCTCTTTTGCTTTTTTGTAATCTTCCGGTACATCAAACGTAACATCTACGAAGAAAACATATTTCCAAAGCGTTTCTATTTTAGGTAATGATTGGATCTTGGTTAAGTTGAGTTTACAATCGCTCATCACATTTAGAATAGCAGCTAAACTCCCCCTTTTATGATTCAATTCAAATTTTAAAGAAGCTTTGTCTATAGTAGCTTTACTTTTATGAGCCTTATCAATAGCTTCTTTTTTCCGTACGATTACAAATCGGGTAGCATTGTTTTTTATGGTTTGTATCTCATCTTCCAGTACCTCCAACCTAAATAATGCTGCAGCAATTTTAGGAGCGATGGCTGCAATTCCTCTCAATTTTTGTTCGGAAATCCTTTTGGCAACCTCGGCAGTATCTACATCTTCTACCAACTTTATATGCGGGTGTTTTTTAAAAAATAGCTTGCATTGTAACAATGCCATAGGGTGTGAGCATACTTCTTTAATTTCTGTTATTTGTTGTCCCGGCAATGCCATTAGATGATGATGAATGGGTAAATAATACTCATCACATATATACAAATGATGATGATCTATTAACGCATAATTAGGAATGATAGACCCTGCAATGGTATTTTCCAAAGCCATAATTCCAAGGTGAGAGGTTCCGTTTAATAAACTGTCTACCAAACTATCAAAAGAAAGGCATTCATGTATAGAGGTCTCATTTCCGTACATCGCTAGTGCTACCTTATGATGATTTGACCCTTTTGCTCCTTGAATGGCTATTATTTTTTTCATCTTTTAACAAAAAAAAGCCTCGATATATCGAGACTTTATGACTATTATTTACAATTTATAATACGCTACAAAGCCTCTTTTTTTATTAAAAAATAAAACCCTTGCCAAACGTAATATAACTTCATTATCTTTAGTATTTAGCAAGCAAATCTAAGTATTAAATTGACATAATCAAATAATAGCGTATTCATTTTTGAAGAATTACAAATTTCCTAAAACGGCAGTATATTTTTGAATAGTTTTTGAGAAATTAAAGATTTTTGTTCTTTAAAAACAGAATATTTTAATAGATTTTTTTGATTACCCACTTTTATACCAGTATTGATGAGTGACAGCTACTACCAGTCTATCAAATAGTCTTTCAGCGAAATAGCGTCTGTTGAGTTTATAGCAGAACTCGTCAAGATAATTCTGCAAATATTTTCCTTTAATTTTATGGTAAATACCTAACAGAGTGCGTTTTGCATTACTTATGGCTATATGCACCGATTTTAGTGTGGTAATAGTGGTTTCTTTATTTGATTTTTCAGTAATGTGTACTTCCACATAATCACCTATGTCTACATAAGACGTGCTTTTGTCGCTAAAAACAATGCATGTATCATCAAAATTACTATCAATAAGCGTGTTGACTTCTTCTTTTTTATGAGTATCCAAAACTTTCATTTTAAAATAACGACATTGTTTGGATTGTTTCCCAGTCTTTAAATCTTCTAAAGGTACAGACTCTGCCATTACCGCTACGTTAGATTGTTTTTGACTGCCTCTGCCTCTTTTAAGCTTTTGTCTGTCGGATTCTTTTGTTGCCACAGTAAAGTAATCTTGATCAAACTCAATCATATCTTCAAGGTCGTATAAATTATCTCGTTTTCCCATAGCCGAACGTATTCTGTGCATAAGAGACCATATAGTGGTATAACGTGTATGGTTGAGCTGACGTTGTAATTCGGCAGCAGAAATACCTTTTTTACTAAAAGTCATAAATGCCATAGCGAGATACCAAGTACGAATAGGTAAATTGGAGTTCTCCATCATAGTACCGCTGCGTAGAGTAGTTCTAAAACCACAATAAGAACATTGCCACATCCATTTAGACTTTAACCAATAGTGCTTTTTTGATTGACATTTTTTGCAAATGACTCCTTCTTTTGAACGAGCCAACTTCATATGTGATTTACAGGAAAACTCATCTGGAAATTGTTCAATAAAATGTAGTAAATTCATAATTCTAAACTTTATATTAAGATACGAATTTTTAAATTAGTGGCATAATTAAGTGTAATCAATTTTATATTTTTAATGGTTAGATAAAGTACTAATTTATTTTAAAATTCTTAAAGAAACTTATTGAACTCATTTAAACTTTTTCAATTTGCTAAAAAATTACTGTTTTCCGCTCTGTTTTTGTCTTTTTTTCCTTCCGTAGCGCTGCCTATGCAACTCAAAAAAGCTTTCAACATATCTAAAAACTTCTAATTTTCGTTTACATCCAAAAAGTTTAAATGAGTTCATTATGTTCCATATTAAATCAACATAAATTTAGTGCAGGAAAGCAGGTAAGATTATATGAAAAAATAGAATATTCAGTAAACTAAAGTGTAAAATTCAGGCATTGTTAATAAAGTATACTTAGTTGATTATTTCTTTTTAACATTAGCATCATAATGGCTTCTTTTAATCTGTTAACGTTCTTTGAGTAACACTTTTGCTCTTTCTTCTTAATCGAGCTAAGAAATGTCTGAATAAACTATTGTAGCCTTCAACTGTAAAGGCCTCTGCTTTACTTGAAACATGTTTATTTTGAGGAATAATTTTTTGATATGCTTTCCAATGGTCGGTCATAATAGTACCTATGCTTTTGCTTTTAATTCCTTCCCATAACTGTTTTCTTGTTTCTCCAAACCTGTCACCAATAATGAAGCGGATAAACCTTTTTCCATGCCTATCAACAGCAATCCATATCCAACAGTAGTTTTTTTTTGAACGGATTAATTGCAGCCAGATTTTAATATGATAAAGTTCTTCCTGTTTCCGTAGAATAGAACAACAGATTTTTTAATTATTCAACATCACAGGCATTACGAGCATCGTAATTTGCTCTCCTTCATCGGTTCCGTCAATTGGTGTTAAAATTCCGGCTCTGTTCGGCAGAGACATTTCAATAAGTATCTCGTCAGAGTTTAAATTGCTCAGCATTTCACTTAAGAAGCGTGAGTTAAACCCTATTTGCATGTCATCTCCCTGGTATTCACAGCTTAAACGCTCATCGGCTTTATTGGAAAAATCCAGATCTTCAGCAGATACGTTTAGTTCGGTTCCTGCCATTTTTAAACGAATCTGATGCGTGGTTTTACTGGAGAAAATAGAGACACGTCTCACAGAATTTAGAAAAGAAGCTCTGTCTATGGTTAACTTATTGGGGTTTTCTTTTGGAATTACCGCTTCATAGTTAGGATATTTCCCGTCGATTAAACGGCAAACCAAAACAAAATGATCAAAAGTAAATTTAGCATTGGAGTCGTTATACTCAACTGTTACGTCGTCAGAATTTTCCAACACTCCTTTTAATAAATTTAAGGGTTTTTTAGGCATGATAAACTCTGCCGTTTCATCAGCAGAAACATCTGTTCGAGTATACTTTACCAATTTATGAGCATCGGTTGCCACAAACGTCAGGTATTCCGTACTGAACTGGAAGAAAACACCACTCATTACCGGACGCAGATCATCATTACCGGCCGCAAAAATGGTTTTGGAAATTGCTGTTGCCAATATATGAGAAGACATTATTGTTTTACTCGGTGAAGGTAAGCTTACGGCTTTGGGAAACTCGTCTCCGTCAAAATAAGCCATATCATATTTACCCTGATCGGAGCTGATTTCGATGGTATGGTTATCTCCTGTCCTAAATATCAGAGGCTGATCCGGAAATGTTTTTAATGTATCTAATAGTAAACGGGCAGATAAGGCAATCGTTCCCGAAGAATCGGACTCCACCTCAATTACTGCACTCATCGTTGTTTCCAGATCAGAAGCAAAAACCTGTAAGGTATTTTCAGACAGTTCAAATAAAAAATTATCTAAAATCGGCAGGGTATTATTACTGTTGATGACACCTCCTAAAACTTGTAACTGTTTTGATAATTGAGAGCTCGATACTATAAACTTCATGAAGTAGTATTTAAGGAAATTTAACTACAAATATATCTTTAAATAAGTGATTTTAAAAAGATATTTATTAACAGATTTTGAGTATTGTTAATAGCAAAAACAGAAACGTTATAAAAATGTTAATGCTACCGGTTTGGCGGATTAAACCCGGATGATGCATTAGAAAATCTATTACAGCTTGAAATCGTTTCAAAATATATCGCTCCGCTGCATTTTTAAAATGAACCGTGGCAGTACTACGCTACATTTCAGAAAACGCTATATTTTATCACAATTTCAACCTTCATTACGAAGTTCTAATACATAATCCGGGTTAAAATAGTACATTTGTTCACAACCAAATCGTTTTATATGAAGAAAAACAAATTGTTTATTTTTTCATTTTTGTTGATTACATCAACGGTATTTTCAC
This window of the Flavobacteriaceae bacterium genome carries:
- a CDS encoding prephenate dehydratase; translation: MKKIIAIQGAKGSNHHKVALAMYGNETSIHECLSFDSLVDSLLNGTSHLGIMALENTIAGSIIPNYALIDHHHLYICDEYYLPIHHHLMALPGQQITEIKEVCSHPMALLQCKLFFKKHPHIKLVEDVDTAEVAKRISEQKLRGIAAIAPKIAAALFRLEVLEDEIQTIKNNATRFVIVRKKEAIDKAHKSKATIDKASLKFELNHKRGSLAAILNVMSDCKLNLTKIQSLPKIETLWKYVFFVDVTFDVPEDYKKAKEIIQVMAEDFKILGEYKNGKK
- the dnaN gene encoding DNA polymerase III subunit beta: MKFIVSSSQLSKQLQVLGGVINSNNTLPILDNFLFELSENTLQVFASDLETTMSAVIEVESDSSGTIALSARLLLDTLKTFPDQPLIFRTGDNHTIEISSDQGKYDMAYFDGDEFPKAVSLPSPSKTIMSSHILATAISKTIFAAGNDDLRPVMSGVFFQFSTEYLTFVATDAHKLVKYTRTDVSADETAEFIMPKKPLNLLKGVLENSDDVTVEYNDSNAKFTFDHFVLVCRLIDGKYPNYEAVIPKENPNKLTIDRASFLNSVRRVSIFSSKTTHQIRLKMAGTELNVSAEDLDFSNKADERLSCEYQGDDMQIGFNSRFLSEMLSNLNSDEILIEMSLPNRAGILTPIDGTDEGEQITMLVMPVMLNN
- a CDS encoding IS1 family transposase; protein product: MCCSILRKQEELYHIKIWLQLIRSKKNYCWIWIAVDRHGKRFIRFIIGDRFGETRKQLWEGIKSKSIGTIMTDHWKAYQKIIPQNKHVSSKAEAFTVEGYNSLFRHFLARLRRKSKSVTQRTLTD
- a CDS encoding IS1595 family transposase, encoding MNLLHFIEQFPDEFSCKSHMKLARSKEGVICKKCQSKKHYWLKSKWMWQCSYCGFRTTLRSGTMMENSNLPIRTWYLAMAFMTFSKKGISAAELQRQLNHTRYTTIWSLMHRIRSAMGKRDNLYDLEDMIEFDQDYFTVATKESDRQKLKRGRGSQKQSNVAVMAESVPLEDLKTGKQSKQCRYFKMKVLDTHKKEEVNTLIDSNFDDTCIVFSDKSTSYVDIGDYVEVHITEKSNKETTITTLKSVHIAISNAKRTLLGIYHKIKGKYLQNYLDEFCYKLNRRYFAERLFDRLVVAVTHQYWYKSG
- a CDS encoding aminotransferase class I/II-fold pyridoxal phosphate-dependent enzyme, with the protein product MIRSSNRLENIQEYYFSKKLREVQELLAQGKSIINLGIGSPDLAPDVRVIAAMQNSINDANAHAYQSYQGLPEFRKTIEDFYNQKYRVRVNQNNEILPLMGSKEGILHISMAFLNKGDAVLIPNPGYPTYTSVTRLVDAKPIFYNLDIDHHWQPDFEALESLELSEVKIMWVNYPHMPTGAIPRENTFQKLVTFGKKHHILIVNDNPYSFILNDKPQSILEIEGAKDVALELNSLSKSFNMAGWRVGMLLGSESHIKKVLKVKTQMDSGMFYGIQKGAIAALASGVDWFNNLNKLYGQRRELVWELADKLKCNFDKNSSGLFVWAKLPTGKTAEKMVDFLLRDKHIFVAPGTVFGSRGEGYIRFSLCVSEEKIKEAIHRI